Below is a window of Cardiocondyla obscurior isolate alpha-2009 linkage group LG13, Cobs3.1, whole genome shotgun sequence DNA.
AGAGTTTCGTGGGACACCGAGGGACAAAATGACGAAATGAGAGGCTCGATTGCAGCGTGCATACGAATCGCGAAACGATCGCTACTTATTTCGTCAGAAAAGTCCGATGTGCGACCCCACGGAACAGGacttaggttttttttttctcttttttcttccccccgACGAATCTCGGTGCATAGTGCATTAAATCGTTATCGCATATTCCCGTACGAAGTACACTCGGTCGTCGGTTCACCGACGTCAAAGAAGACACATTGTCAAAAATGCATCGATAAATGGTTATGCAAATAGGCCCCCGCTGCATACGTAAACCACGCGCTTAGAACAGCACGATGATAATGCGGTTTTTCATTTGCAAATTCTGCCGTGTAATCCATACATTTTGTTCGTAAAATTATCATCGAATTCGAACAGCAAATCACATCACAcgcagattattttaattgaaaaagagtTTCCCGGGCGATAATTATTCTCGATAACAACGTGACATTAATTGAAGACTCGACACAACGGGTGTAAGATCTAATCTCGAGTTAAAAACCCCCCTCGTAACgctcgacaaaaaaaaaaaaaaaaaaatcgatgatTTAAGACGAATCGTAACTAATTTAAGCcttaatcttaattttctcCCATTTAACGATGTGGTTTTTTGCTCCCTTTTGGTGTCGCGCTACTGCAGTTTAATTGGACATTTAATACAAGTACGAACTTTTGTTTCAATGGGATATAATTCACGCAACTTACGCCTTTGTTCGGCGTAACACAAGCCTCCGGAGTAACGATAACCGCGAGTATCTGTTCTCCATGGAAGTGACACTCGCgtacgcgtgtgtgcgtgcgctTGCGGACGTCCACGCGCGTATATGCACGCATGTAAATCtaacaaggaaaaaaaaaaaaaaaggaaagaaagaaagaaaaaaatttagaaatgcACACATTAAAGCGCAGCGTTAAATAACACGACCGCACACATACGCACGCATGTGTGCGTGCGCTTGCGGACGTCCACGCGCGTATATGCACGCATGTAAATCtaacaaggaaaaaaaaaaaaaaaaaaaagaaagaaagaaaaaaatttagaaatgcACACATTAAAGCGCAGCGTTAAATAACACGACCGCACATATACGCACGCGTGTGAGGTACGAGTATCTTCCGGGGTGGAAAGATATGCGTGGCACCGCGTACGTCGGCGctcgcgtgcgtgtgtgcgtctTGCGTAGCCTCCTAGTATAAGAATGGTTAGCGGGGATACCGACCTAGCAGTCTGCGGCACGTGTTCCGACACGCTGGAGAACGGCACCACGTTAAAATCAACTTACAACACAAACTATCCCGACACAACAAAAGCTACTTTCTCGCCCAGTTCCGCGGTAGGCGATCGTCGGGTATACGAAATTATTGAAACGTGATCACGAAGTGTGTATCtgtgcgtgaaaaaaaaaaatgacagtAAAGTCAGCGGATCTCGAGGTGCCATACTTTAGAAGAGCGGTACGCAATAGTATTTAAAAGAGGAAGGAGACTTCTGCGATAATTAAGCTCGGCTCTCGACTCAAATGCATTATGCATTCGAGAAGTAAAAACTGATATACGGAATTATCGGCGGGATATTTGGGCATTTCACGGTTTACTGCTCGAACAGATGTTCCGCAGATTGTTTCCGTCTTTGTTCTGAATAATGCCGGGAAGTTATCGAATTATACTTGCGCGCGTTACATATTCATCGTTTCGTTAATATGCCGTACGTCTACTTGATATTTACATTTCaggaagaaatatatttttaaaatacgataaataTGTTGCTTACAAAAGCTtcctaaaatattttgctttttccTTCTAAGATCTTTAATCTTGTTATTTCGAAATGAATAGACCTTACATATTCTTTCAAGAATTATTCTCTTCTTCGGTgttagataaaataatatttagcataattcttttcgtaattattttaaaataagatgtCCCGTATCGATTTCTGCTGTAGGGTCTCAATGGCCGGTTAGCGTTCGCTATCGCGGCAGCTGCTCTCGGTTCATCGTTTCAACATGGATATAATACCGGCGTGGTTAACGCACCTCAACAGGTatgacttttaattaaatcgtaagCCACTTTTAAAACGCTTACCTCGATCGATTGTAAAAACACTTGAAGAAGTGAATTACGAGTGGAGGAAAATAGTGACAATCGCTAAatgaacattttaatattcactAGCTTATCGAGGACTGGATCAAAGACCTCAAGACGAACCGCACGGGTGTCCCGACGGAAAAGACGGAGGTGACGTTGATCTGGTCGCTTGCGGTCTCGATATTCTGCGTCGGCGGAATGATAGGTGGTTCCCTGGTAGGCTGGGTGGCGGACCGCTTCGGCAGGAAGGGCGGCCTGCTGTTAAACAACATCTTGGTTGTCCTGACTGTGATCTTCGAGGGTAGCGCCAAGGCGGCGAGGAGCTACGAGATGATAATCATCGGCAGGTTCCTCATCGGTATTAATTCCGGGCTGAACGCCGGCTTGGCGCCGATGTATCTGGCCGAGATCTCGCCCGTGCACTTGCGCGGTGCCGTGGGCACGGTTTATCAACTGGTCATCACCATTTCGATTCTGGTGTCGCAAATACTCGGCCTGGAGCAAATCCTTGGCACCACCGAGCAGTGGCCGTTGCTGTTGTGCCTGACGATCGTACCGGCGATCTTCCAGATCTGCACGCTGCCACTCTGTCCCGAGAGCCCGAAATATCTGCTGCTTAATCGTGGCAAAGACATGGACGCGCAAAGAGGTAGGTAATAGcgttcatttatttattcaatgaACGGTTAACGTGGAATTACCTCACTTTACTTTGTTAAAAATGATGCGCGAGATCTTTGTATCTTTTtcacaataattaattttattttctttcgagtAGCGCTGTCCTGGCTGCGCGGCACGATTGAAGTCCACGAGGAGATGGAGGAGATGCGGACAGAGTACGAGTCGGTGAAGCTGGTGCCGAAGGTTACCCTACGCGAGCTCTTTGTTAATCCGGCGCTTCGCATTCCTCTATTTATCTCGATCATGGTCATGTTCGCCCAGCAACTGTCCGGTATAAACGCCGTCATGTTTTTCTCAACCAAGATCTTCAGGATGGCACAGCTCGACAAGCACGCCGCTCAGAACGCCACGATGGGAGTTGGCGCTATGAACGTTTTCATGACCATCATTTCTTTGGTTCTGGTAGAAAAGGCAGGTAGAAAAACGCTACTCTTGATCGGCTTCGGCGGCATGTTCCTGGATACAGCTCTACTCGCAATTTGTCTTGTATTCGCTGTAAGTATCCTTCTTCTTTTAACGATGCAAAACTTGCGCATTGCAAGAACGTCTCGAATATTTTACTTGCGTATTGCAGGAAACCTCGCGGGCGGCGGCGTATTTCTCGATCTTTCTCGTTATCATGTTCGTCGTCCTGTTCGCCACCGGGCCAGGAAGCATTCCGTGGTTCCTGGTGTCAGAGTTATTCAGTCAATCCGCCCGACCACCCGCTACCTCCGTCGCCATCGCCGTAAACTGGACCGCAAACTTCATCGTTAGCATCGGCTTCCTGCCTCTGCAAGAAGTGATGGGCGcttacgtatttattattttcgcagtGCTACAACTATTCTTTACGCTCTTCATATACAAGAAAGTGCCGGAGACGAAGAACAAGACGATGGAAGAGATCAGCAGCATGTTCAGGCAGATATCGTATCAGTGAAGAGGAAGAGTCGGCGAAAATGggtaaaatgttaaaacaaaatcGGCACGTGCGAACGATGACTGCATTCGTTCTCTTgttcctttcttcttttctctctctttctctctctctttttctctctatcaGTGTCTTGAAGAATTCAGTGGTTTGGCAAAAATGGCACACTGTTCATCCGCCTTTCAACGCGCTTCCGATATTCTGTCCGGTATCAAAGTCGATTCGTAGAGATACCCGACGAATATTTGTAATCTGTGTAACCGCGATGTGTGCTGCAATGTATTCGGTGTAATTATAACCCGCGGTCGTGCCAACTTGAATGATTCAGAGGTTTtaaactcatttttttttattacataattatttaaatgtctttttaGCATTTTGTTCTTAGTTTCTTTGAACTGGGGGGAGAGCCCGTTCCAAGTCGAATCGCATGGGCGCTACATTGTTTCGCCCTGGGatgtaaattgtaaaacttAATCTCAGTTCCTATATTGCATCCAGCGGAGAAAAGTGTCGCCGCGAAAACAGAACAATCGAAGtgacgcgaaacgtcttaggAAATTCGATTCTTTCAACAAAGTCTTTTCAAACAATGATTTGTTCGTCACCTTAGGAACAACGACGTACTACATTATCAGTACTAGTACGAAAGATCGCAGCTCTAGTCATGAAAAGACCCGTAGACAGAGTATAATACTGAAAGAATCCCTACGTGCTGGctaatctttatttttctttttcttttttatcattatcgaACCcccgattcttttttttatacatatcgaCAGATCCGTTCTCGCTTGgtcaaaagattttttttctttttaacgcgaCATCGCGCGAAGTTCGCAAAACTGATACTCTAAAAAAGATCGAACGCAATTAgggaatatacatattttttaatgaaacaacAGTCTTGTGACAGCTGAAACTTTTAATTCCCACTGTCGAACAATCCGCGCCGCGTTAACGAAGATACATTACGAAATCAAGTAGAAACGACTAAGATTATATCCGATTGcctttttatgaaataatttttaatagaaatttaaagagtattttattatacgtataagtAAAAGATGTAAGTTTTATTCGAACGAGGAAGAATGCTGTtagaattaattgtaaatacaaagaaagaaaaaaaaaacaaaacaaaaaattaccCACGTTAAGACTAGTATTGTGCATAGTTtaggaaataattatatatatatatatatttatgtatgcATGTAGATTCGATTAATGTTTAAGAATGTAAGCGttgtcatatttttaaattatttagattattaaattttaattttgtgtatACCTGAACATAAGAGAAACAACGTACGtacgatatataattatacacatatatgtagaAAGAAATGGAACGACAAACGTAAACCTAACTCAGGAATTTGCGCTGATTGTTATCTCGTAAATAGCAGGTGGACGGCAATGCTTTACTTCTACCTTGCGTCtacgtttttctttcaagGAATACTCATTTGTAACAACCGTTTATCTCGTTAAGAGAATTTGTTCTAGAAGACAAAAAGCACACCTAGGTTTACTCAATAATACGTTGAATAAAGttctcgattttcttttttttttttttattcgacttGTTTGGAATGCATCATTCGCAGGGAAATGCTCCATCGAAATTTCACAGATCTTATTGTACGCATAACTCAGGATGTTACTCACGCGATGTACTAATAGCAAACGATTATAATTTGCCCGTACAACTGTTAGGAATTAGAAATAGCTCTCATATCCTTAGCTAAACGATTGGTAATTATATTGTGTAAGTTTTTGCAACGCGGTTATTAAGCGCTTAGGTCTAGCCgagttttcttttatatactAGTTGTATAAACGCTTGCCAATCAAAAGGAACAACGTTAGACTTGGTAGCCTAACATTGAACGTGAAAAATCATCTGTGTTGTCGCCAGCGGTTCGAAATTCAGCACATCATCGATATGCCCGCCTACTGTAtgcgttattaaatatcataaaGCGTTTTTAAAAATGCGTTACACTTTTagatatgaaatatatttgataccgatatatatatagatatatgtatgtatatacatatatatatcgtccaaataaaataaaatatcaagaacaaatatatttatacaacaTTACTTACTTTTGTATTACTGAAGAGCTTACTACGTAATAATGATGCTGATAATCTTTGATTGATTCTGGTCAGACTGGTCTGGTCAGACTTTCTCGGTGAAATTAAACGTGTCAAGCtcgttccttctttttttaaactcatCTGAAAcaatgaatatattaattagtataaattgttaatcatttcgcatataatatataacgtatTTGATGtatatttcacaaatattgttattataaaactgcCCGATAAAATCGAATCGCGACGATTTGCACGTCGTGGCCATTCCGTGATTCGAATCCATCGGTTTTACCTTGATTTATCGGGCGCGATGGGTTCTTCCTGGTGACGAGCACTTTCCCGGTTGTTCCAACGAAGCGGAGAAAGCCTCAGGGTGCAATAAAGTCCTCGGTGGAGATCTCGAACCACTCACAAATGCACTAATTGTTTCCGGGTTTTCACGCGCGAAACCGTTTCACCGGGAGTCGGCCGGACATTTTGAATCTGTGCCGGCGAGTAGCAGCAAGTGACGACAAGTGACGGCACCTGGTGGCGTTAAAGGCGACGAGGTTCGGCGCGCGGGGGCGAGATGGCGTCCGTCGTCTCGTCGCCGTTCAGAGTACTCGGGAGTAAATACGAAGCGGAGGCGCCGCGCTCGCACACCTCGTGCGtgctcgctcgcgctcgcgatcGTCCGCGAACGTCGTGAGATATTTGCCCGTCGTAGCGCGCGACAAGAGCCGCGACGGGACCAGAGGGTGGAAGGAACCGGGGGAGAGTCTGTGTCCGTCGCTGTACCGCTTCCGAGAAAAGTGGCCGCGCGGCTGGAACGGCGGCCGTCCGCGCGTTATTGTCGCCGCGATAGAAAAACGTCAGGGACGAGACCGACGCTTTTTCATGTGCGCGGGCTGCGCGGGTCGCGCGGGGCGAGCGCGTGGTATGCCCGCAGCGGCGGCCGCGGACGCTGGCGGTAGCCGCCGCGGCGTCACCGCCACGAGCCCGCGCGCGTCAGGAAGATGTCAAATGTCGGCCCGCGGTGCAAACGACTCGTGAACGGTGAGAGAAGCGCCGACGGCGCGGCCGGCGCTGTCAGCAGTAACGCGGTCGCATCAGCGAGGGGAGGCGCGAGCGGTTGCGTGGGCGGCGGGGCGAGTGTCTTCGCGTCTCGTAGCAGTGGTACCGGTtttcgcgtcgtcgtcggctGCACGCCgggcaataataataataacgggcCTGACATCATCGGCGGCAGTGGCGCGCCCGCTCTTATCGgcggcgtcgtcgtcggtggCGCCGCGGACGGGCCGCTCGACCGCGTCGACCGCGACACGACGCCAGTGAATCTCTGCCGTGGGACAACAGTGCCGCGCATCTGCAACGCCGGCGGCTGCCGTTGTCGCATCTACGCTGCCGACGCGCTATCGTTCCCGGTGCCCCGTGACGTCGtcgccgcgacgacgacgacggcgacgacaacAACGCCGAGCAGCGCCGGAGCCGCGACACCGCCGCCGCTGGACGCCGGTAGCATCGACGCGGCAGCGGTCAGCAAGAACAGCGCCGCTACCGTCGTCATTGTTGACGTCGCACCGTCGTACCGCGACGACGGCGTGGACgaggacggcgacgacgacgacgacgaggacgaggacgacgaaGAGGACGACGAGGAGGAGGACGAAGGGTACGATCGCGGCAGCAACATGGTCGCGGCGATGAACGAGCACCTGTCGGCAACAACCACGACAACCACGTCGTCACCGCCGGCGGTGGCCAACGCCGTTCGCCCTGGCGGCAACACCGTTGCgatgtcgtcgtcgtcgtcgtcgtcgtcatcttCCTCATcattttcgtcgtcgtcgtcgtcgtcgatgaTGACAGCGATCACAACGAACGCCGGCGGCAATCCCACCGACGCGATCCTAGCGACGAATAAACCCGGGAGCGGTGCCAATGGTAGCGGTGGATGCACCAGCGCGCGCGCCCAGGAGTTCCAGGAGGTCGACTGCGACGGGAAGAGAAGCGCCGGTATCGCCGCCGCCTCGACAACGGCGACCGTCACCGCCACCGGCATTCTCAGCTTCCCATGTGACTTCGATCATATGTACGCCAGCATGACCGACGGCGCGGCGCCAGCGACCGCCACGGCCACCGTCGCCACCGCGCTCGGCGTCAGTCCCCTGCGCGGCAACGAGCCCCGCAGCAACGATCTCACCGAGGTCAAGCACCTCAAGGAGCTGCTGCTGCTCCACCTCGACCTCATCCAGCAGCAGTCGGAGCAGATCGTCACCAAGGACAAGCTTCTCGCCGCGCTGCGCCAGGAGAACGAGACGGTACGCGACCGGCTTTCCTCCGCTCTACCGCTTCGGTCCCCGCGGTGTTCTCGCCACGAGGTCGCCGACCTAAAGAGCAACACGATCTCCGAAGCTACGAATTTCCACGagtttcatattaattttcaacaaagaaaaaaaagaaaaaaagactgaCAAGtcacgccgcgcgaattttttGTTACACGTTCCGATCGTTTCGAACGCGACTTCTTTTGCATTCGCAGAATCGAGTGTTTAATCTTTTTCGAGCGTATCCACCTGTACCGCGCGACTTCCTTTCGGTACCGCGTACCGTCAAGATTTAATTCAATACGCGGGTGCTTTTTAATCCTCGAGAGTAGTCGTTAATCTTAGGAACGAGAGATGCCGAGGGTGCTTCGCGCGCGTGAAGGGAAACGTCCGAGACgcgtttataattataattccgTGCCGCCAGCTGGGTCCTCCGAGCGAATTCCGCGTTTTCGCGCGCGGTCCGGTGCGAGGAATCTGAGCGAGGCCGCGACCATGGACGTCGACGCGGCTTCGacgacgaataaaaaaaaaggcgccGGCCTAACCTGCAAAGCCGTATTCCTATCCCGCTCTTTTTTCCGACCTCGCCGGCACCGACGGCTTTTGGCACcattttgtcaaaaaaaaaaaaaaaaagaaagaaaagaaaaaaacgcgccgtCCAGCGCACATGACCGCGCGAGTGTCAATCCCACCTTCTCCTTCCCGCGTGGCCCGCCTAACCTGACGCACCGGCACGCGGGGAGGTGAACGGGTTGACCGTGAAGGTCAACTTGCGCGATGTCAACACGTGGTGGCGCTACTTCCGCATTGAGACCACggaagaaagagcgagagagaaggaacGAGATGTGCGTGGAAGATGTGCGAAAAGGTCCTCCCGTGGAGAGTAACGATCACCAGTCCCCCGATGTTGCGCGTTTTCGCGGTTTGAAAATGACAGTTGAATCGAGGGGGGAAGCGAGGCCGCGCCGCTGCTAAAAACGCCCAGGTGGTGTCGCGGACGCGTAACCGGTGCGGGATTTTTCATCTCGAGTCACCCTCGGCGCCTCCGATACGCGCCCTTCGTCGTTTTGGTTCACGGCGCGGATGATAGAATCGGGGTCTCGTTAACCTCCCTGGCGGTCCGGACAGATCTTCGCGAGGCGGCACAGATCATGATCTGCGAGGAGAGGAAGATCGTGTATAGGCGGTACACGAGGAGTGTAAATAATCGTTCGAATATCCGGGTGTAAACGCAACGGTGGGCTTGGAGGTGTTCGATGATGGAACGgtgttttatttgttgcaGTTGAAACTGCGCTTGGAGCGCATGGAAAGGCGTGTGAGCCTGCAGAAGCTACGGTCCGAGTGTAACGAGAACTCTATCGGTTCGGAACATTTAGGCGCCTGCTCGCCCACAAACGTCAATTCGATCAGTGTACCTTCGACCAGCGAACTTCACAGGAATGCCCAGTGCGAAGGCGGCAACACCTTGCACGAGAGCTTCAAGATACGGCTGAACACCAGCGGCGGTATCACCACCGTGAAACAAGAGCCGCACGACAGTCAAGttaaattggaaataaaacAAGAGGCTATCAGCGAGTCGAGATTCGAGTgggaag
It encodes the following:
- the LOC139107628 gene encoding solute carrier family 2, facilitated glucose transporter member 1 isoform X3, whose protein sequence is MTVKSADLEVPYFRRAGLNGRLAFAIAAAALGSSFQHGYNTGVVNAPQQLIEDWIKDLKTNRTGVPTEKTEVTLIWSLAVSIFCVGGMIGGSLVGWVADRFGRKGGLLLNNILVVLTVIFEGSAKAARSYEMIIIGRFLIGINSGLNAGLAPMYLAEISPVHLRGAVGTVYQLVITISILVSQILGLEQILGTTEQWPLLLCLTIVPAIFQICTLPLCPESPKYLLLNRGKDMDAQRALSWLRGTIEVHEEMEEMRTEYESVKLVPKVTLRELFVNPALRIPLFISIMVMFAQQLSGINAVMFFSTKIFRMAQLDKHAAQNATMGVGAMNVFMTIISLVLVEKAGRKTLLLIGFGGMFLDTALLAICLVFAETSRAAAYFSIFLVIMFVVLFATGPGSIPWFLVSELFSQSARPPATSVAIAVNWTANFIVSIGFLPLQEVMGAYVFIIFAVLQLFFTLFIYKKVPETKNKTMEEISSMFRQISYQ
- the LOC139107615 gene encoding serine-rich adhesin for platelets, which translates into the protein MSNVGPRCKRLVNGERSADGAAGAVSSNAVASARGGASGCVGGGASVFASRSSGTGFRVVVGCTPGNNNNNGPDIIGGSGAPALIGGVVVGGAADGPLDRVDRDTTPVNLCRGTTVPRICNAGGCRCRIYAADALSFPVPRDVVAATTTTATTTTPSSAGAATPPPLDAGSIDAAAVSKNSAATVVIVDVAPSYRDDGVDEDGDDDDDEDEDDEEDDEEEDEGYDRGSNMVAAMNEHLSATTTTTTSSPPAVANAVRPGGNTVAMSSSSSSSSSSSSFSSSSSSSMMTAITTNAGGNPTDAILATNKPGSGANGSGGCTSARAQEFQEVDCDGKRSAGIAAASTTATVTATGILSFPCDFDHMYASMTDGAAPATATATVATALGVSPLRGNEPRSNDLTEVKHLKELLLLHLDLIQQQSEQIVTKDKLLAALRQENETLKLRLERMERRVSLQKLRSECNENSIGSEHLGACSPTNVNSISVPSTSELHRNAQCEGGNTLHESFKIRLNTSGGITTVKQEPHDSQVKLEIKQEAISESRFEWEEKKKRRSDPTPLSTSSKKKRGLSCSSTVSNDGMQEKILGQTLHETRKSDKKAKSLAKKESFLTTEEHYYTAVGDPTYTLNLKQSSPVETDNSLEVPNWRVKVYTSCYTMEGTENLDDEIFNKRHLKLENDERRRKRWDVQRIREQRHIEKLKQRQERQNHQATCYNTNHTGPCPSSMEEETVTSLWPDIEQIQSLQVDPHLPVTAFGAPIPSFTPSEFSLPWSNITRIKCRHPKRSTGRRKSTGRRKV
- the LOC139107628 gene encoding solute carrier family 2, facilitated glucose transporter member 1 isoform X4: MELKGLNGRLAFAIAAAALGSSFQHGYNTGVVNAPQQLIEDWIKDLKTNRTGVPTEKTEVTLIWSLAVSIFCVGGMIGGSLVGWVADRFGRKGGLLLNNILVVLTVIFEGSAKAARSYEMIIIGRFLIGINSGLNAGLAPMYLAEISPVHLRGAVGTVYQLVITISILVSQILGLEQILGTTEQWPLLLCLTIVPAIFQICTLPLCPESPKYLLLNRGKDMDAQRALSWLRGTIEVHEEMEEMRTEYESVKLVPKVTLRELFVNPALRIPLFISIMVMFAQQLSGINAVMFFSTKIFRMAQLDKHAAQNATMGVGAMNVFMTIISLVLVEKAGRKTLLLIGFGGMFLDTALLAICLVFAETSRAAAYFSIFLVIMFVVLFATGPGSIPWFLVSELFSQSARPPATSVAIAVNWTANFIVSIGFLPLQEVMGAYVFIIFAVLQLFFTLFIYKKVPETKNKTMEEISSMFRQISYQ
- the LOC139107628 gene encoding solute carrier family 2, facilitated glucose transporter member 1 isoform X1, with protein sequence MERDDEDFGEGFIAESHPLRPTHLTVPLGGRPDSRAPSISSSVSDLDVPIYTRETTIPLSARKGLNGRLAFAIAAAALGSSFQHGYNTGVVNAPQQLIEDWIKDLKTNRTGVPTEKTEVTLIWSLAVSIFCVGGMIGGSLVGWVADRFGRKGGLLLNNILVVLTVIFEGSAKAARSYEMIIIGRFLIGINSGLNAGLAPMYLAEISPVHLRGAVGTVYQLVITISILVSQILGLEQILGTTEQWPLLLCLTIVPAIFQICTLPLCPESPKYLLLNRGKDMDAQRALSWLRGTIEVHEEMEEMRTEYESVKLVPKVTLRELFVNPALRIPLFISIMVMFAQQLSGINAVMFFSTKIFRMAQLDKHAAQNATMGVGAMNVFMTIISLVLVEKAGRKTLLLIGFGGMFLDTALLAICLVFAETSRAAAYFSIFLVIMFVVLFATGPGSIPWFLVSELFSQSARPPATSVAIAVNWTANFIVSIGFLPLQEVMGAYVFIIFAVLQLFFTLFIYKKVPETKNKTMEEISSMFRQISYQ
- the LOC139107628 gene encoding solute carrier family 2, facilitated glucose transporter member 1 isoform X2 — translated: MGMEKEKSNDEIQEQATTPTALAPTPKTTTTDKDWGLNGRLAFAIAAAALGSSFQHGYNTGVVNAPQQLIEDWIKDLKTNRTGVPTEKTEVTLIWSLAVSIFCVGGMIGGSLVGWVADRFGRKGGLLLNNILVVLTVIFEGSAKAARSYEMIIIGRFLIGINSGLNAGLAPMYLAEISPVHLRGAVGTVYQLVITISILVSQILGLEQILGTTEQWPLLLCLTIVPAIFQICTLPLCPESPKYLLLNRGKDMDAQRALSWLRGTIEVHEEMEEMRTEYESVKLVPKVTLRELFVNPALRIPLFISIMVMFAQQLSGINAVMFFSTKIFRMAQLDKHAAQNATMGVGAMNVFMTIISLVLVEKAGRKTLLLIGFGGMFLDTALLAICLVFAETSRAAAYFSIFLVIMFVVLFATGPGSIPWFLVSELFSQSARPPATSVAIAVNWTANFIVSIGFLPLQEVMGAYVFIIFAVLQLFFTLFIYKKVPETKNKTMEEISSMFRQISYQ